From the genome of Virgibacillus siamensis, one region includes:
- a CDS encoding vWA domain-containing protein, with protein sequence MKLAKFLSIILFAFMILLTGCSEDEAAKGKKDEKAGEQQEEPDKSNIPKAATEPEAMVKEGPGEAFTSEKMGPEKLKKTVGSLPEDLTADEAYNHLIHLLAADYSKVLKKYKNFNPSFIVDGAPKQGKGSDKKEENKKLHVALLMDASGSMGAYVNGEMKMKAAKESLQKFVSDLPKDAKVMLRVYGHKGTGSDADKKKSCSSTEVVYPLSTYKKAKFNKSLSKFKPAGWTPLAASIKAAKKDLKGYSGKNVKNVVYIISDGEETCGGNPVNAAKTLHDSGIATAVNIIGFDVGNKAQAQLKKVAKAGGGSFTNVDSGKDIFVAAQNNIQEAVEAAELNMWSAMEGVDLTWDAIHKNDDLDAIASDFDDVISQEKDFLLSGLIGLVETKKITEKEADKVEELIESREEKLDQLNEKKEEQLKKRIEGEKQKASDLIDKMKKERSKN encoded by the coding sequence ATGAAACTAGCAAAATTCCTTTCCATAATTTTATTTGCATTTATGATTCTATTGACAGGTTGTTCAGAAGATGAAGCAGCAAAAGGTAAGAAAGACGAAAAAGCCGGGGAACAGCAAGAAGAACCGGACAAATCGAATATACCGAAAGCGGCGACAGAACCCGAAGCAATGGTGAAGGAAGGGCCGGGTGAAGCCTTTACATCTGAGAAAATGGGACCTGAAAAATTAAAGAAAACTGTTGGGTCATTGCCTGAGGATCTTACCGCCGATGAAGCATATAACCATTTAATTCATTTATTGGCAGCTGATTACAGCAAGGTATTGAAGAAATACAAAAATTTCAACCCTTCATTTATCGTGGATGGAGCACCCAAGCAGGGCAAGGGTTCGGACAAGAAGGAAGAAAATAAAAAATTGCATGTTGCCTTGTTGATGGATGCAAGTGGAAGTATGGGTGCTTATGTGAACGGCGAAATGAAAATGAAAGCAGCAAAAGAATCATTGCAAAAGTTCGTTTCCGATTTACCTAAAGATGCTAAGGTAATGTTACGGGTCTATGGGCACAAAGGCACCGGGAGTGACGCCGACAAGAAAAAATCTTGCAGCAGTACGGAAGTTGTTTATCCGCTCAGTACATATAAAAAGGCAAAATTTAATAAGTCGCTGTCTAAATTTAAACCGGCCGGCTGGACGCCACTTGCTGCATCAATAAAAGCGGCGAAAAAGGATTTAAAGGGTTATTCCGGAAAAAACGTGAAAAATGTTGTGTACATCATTAGTGATGGGGAGGAAACCTGTGGGGGCAATCCTGTAAATGCCGCAAAGACATTACACGATTCAGGCATTGCGACTGCAGTAAATATTATTGGCTTCGATGTAGGAAATAAAGCACAGGCACAGCTGAAAAAAGTTGCGAAAGCCGGTGGCGGATCTTTCACGAATGTTGATTCCGGCAAAGATATTTTTGTGGCAGCACAGAATAATATCCAGGAAGCGGTTGAAGCGGCAGAGCTAAATATGTGGAGCGCTATGGAAGGTGTGGATCTAACCTGGGATGCGATTCATAAGAACGATGATTTGGATGCAATTGCTTCCGATTTTGATGATGTTATTTCACAGGAGAAAGATTTTCTGTTATCGGGATTAATAGGATTGGTTGAAACGAAGAAAATAACGGAAAAAGAAGCGGATAAAGTAGAGGAACTGATAGAATCCAGAGAGGAAAAGTTGGACCAATTGAACGAAAAGAAAGAGGAACAACTTAAAAAGCGGATTGAAGGAGAGAAGCAAAAGGCAAGTGATTTGATTGATAAGATGAAGAAAGAGCGGTCGAAAAACTAA
- a CDS encoding Tad domain-containing protein, which yields MWKSIRNEEGNIALFVLGMLSIIMILLIFVLNLGAALATKEDSTTTVQQASLSGSSVLYEEVRKVIYDYEHDTLEGALQAFFKDIEEDVDDRATALANNGAYNDWSQNEIEVEAFDQVLTEELNKDVVRQKLHELLQNKHIERKVINEVKDTITDNGGKLEGAVLYIRDNRFYVRAANEMESVSFDGYMEGLEENVYQESAGPEIDFLDEIWNYSYTIPLDN from the coding sequence ATGTGGAAATCTATCAGAAATGAAGAGGGAAATATTGCGCTATTTGTCCTCGGAATGCTAAGCATTATTATGATACTGCTTATTTTTGTGTTGAATTTAGGTGCTGCACTTGCTACGAAGGAGGATTCAACAACAACAGTACAACAGGCAAGCCTATCAGGTTCGAGTGTACTCTACGAAGAAGTTCGGAAGGTCATTTACGATTATGAACATGATACGCTGGAAGGAGCACTTCAAGCTTTCTTCAAGGACATTGAAGAAGATGTGGATGATCGAGCAACTGCATTGGCAAACAATGGAGCCTATAATGATTGGTCACAAAATGAAATTGAAGTGGAGGCATTTGACCAAGTATTAACAGAAGAGCTAAACAAAGACGTTGTCAGGCAGAAATTACATGAGTTGCTTCAGAATAAACATATAGAACGAAAGGTCATAAATGAAGTGAAAGATACAATTACAGATAATGGTGGTAAATTAGAGGGGGCAGTTTTATACATACGGGATAACCGATTTTATGTAAGAGCTGCAAATGAAATGGAAAGTGTATCATTTGATGGGTATATGGAAGGGTTAGAGGAGAACGTTTACCAGGAATCGGCCGGTCCGGAAATAGATTTCCTGGATGAAATCTGGAATTATAGTTATACGATTCCACTTGACAACTAA
- a CDS encoding TadE/TadG family type IV pilus assembly protein, with protein MLKWWRKKAKSEDGSATIEFLGIVPLALMLLMIIVQFVVGVNAVLVTQSAANEYATVYSVTENPAEAATAAREILSSTGNYLQASSISGSNLGSKEFSASVSVNIHLIFLPEEILGYSLPSVPYTTEAYGRVIE; from the coding sequence ATGCTTAAATGGTGGAGAAAAAAGGCAAAAAGTGAAGATGGTTCAGCAACAATAGAGTTTCTGGGGATTGTACCATTGGCTCTGATGTTGTTAATGATTATTGTCCAGTTTGTTGTTGGTGTTAATGCTGTATTAGTTACGCAATCGGCTGCAAATGAATATGCTACGGTATACTCTGTAACAGAAAATCCTGCCGAGGCCGCAACAGCTGCCAGAGAGATATTATCCTCCACCGGCAATTATTTGCAGGCAAGTTCAATTTCAGGTTCGAACTTGGGAAGTAAAGAGTTTTCTGCCAGCGTTAGTGTTAATATACATTTGATCTTTTTACCCGAAGAAATTTTGGGTTATTCCCTACCCTCTGTTCCCTATACCACTGAAGCCTATGGTCGGGTGATTGAGTGA
- a CDS encoding VWA domain-containing protein — MSKKIFYMFLIVSMIFIIAGCSDDKDDEENATDTEVSNGEDTAAKSKEGSDSSEADNESQNNTILEQVQPIPTDVSGFVSQKPGMFAGKSVHDNEKKVKKQLKKLPNMSENASKDEMNKYLAYMYWLVAEDLPNPKDMIKKWEFASFGNPDLPDSRYHFKENYNIEIILDSSGSMAAVGADGKTRMELAKEAINNFLKTVPEKANVSLRVYGHKGSGSDADKKMSCNAIEQVYGFAPYKEAKFQKSLNKFSPKGWTPIAASLKQSKKALKKYDAKNNTNLIYLVSDGIGTCGGNPVKVAESLSKANSKPIINIIGYQADAKAQKQLQEMAEVSDGIYSTVNDPKGLKEEFERAEEVLEAWEEWKEDAIDDLDAKSVENSFDILELTNDWYSNALSQGNHLVTVVSMLEEMEKITFDQEQKMKDMAEKINDHIKELNDVIGENLENISAENIKKTKKTVQEKFDTQAQK; from the coding sequence ATGTCTAAAAAGATATTCTATATGTTCTTAATAGTATCTATGATTTTTATTATTGCAGGTTGCAGTGACGATAAAGATGACGAAGAAAATGCTACTGATACAGAAGTATCCAATGGGGAAGATACTGCAGCAAAATCAAAAGAAGGCAGTGATTCGTCAGAGGCTGATAATGAATCACAAAATAACACTATTTTAGAACAGGTACAGCCAATCCCGACAGATGTATCTGGCTTTGTTTCACAAAAGCCAGGTATGTTTGCGGGTAAAAGCGTTCATGACAATGAAAAAAAAGTAAAAAAGCAATTGAAAAAGTTACCGAATATGAGTGAAAATGCATCAAAAGATGAAATGAATAAATATTTGGCATATATGTATTGGTTAGTTGCAGAAGATTTGCCAAATCCGAAAGACATGATTAAGAAATGGGAGTTTGCCTCGTTTGGCAATCCTGATTTACCTGACTCACGCTATCATTTCAAAGAAAACTATAATATAGAGATTATATTAGACTCCAGTGGAAGTATGGCAGCAGTGGGGGCAGATGGTAAAACCAGGATGGAACTCGCAAAAGAAGCGATTAATAATTTCTTAAAGACTGTTCCTGAAAAAGCAAATGTATCATTACGGGTTTATGGACATAAAGGCTCAGGTTCGGATGCTGATAAAAAGATGTCATGTAATGCAATTGAGCAAGTGTATGGATTTGCACCATATAAAGAAGCTAAATTTCAAAAGTCATTGAATAAATTTTCACCGAAGGGCTGGACCCCGATAGCCGCATCATTGAAACAATCTAAAAAAGCTTTAAAAAAATATGATGCAAAAAATAATACCAATTTGATTTACCTTGTCAGCGATGGGATAGGTACTTGCGGTGGAAATCCTGTAAAGGTTGCTGAATCTCTTTCAAAAGCAAATTCAAAACCAATTATAAATATAATCGGTTACCAGGCTGATGCAAAAGCTCAAAAGCAATTACAGGAAATGGCGGAAGTGTCTGATGGGATATATTCAACTGTAAACGATCCGAAAGGGCTAAAAGAGGAGTTTGAGCGTGCTGAAGAAGTTCTTGAAGCATGGGAAGAATGGAAAGAAGATGCAATTGATGACCTTGACGCCAAAAGTGTTGAAAACTCATTCGACATATTGGAACTTACCAATGATTGGTACTCTAACGCGCTTTCACAGGGTAACCATTTGGTAACAGTAGTAAGCATGTTAGAAGAGATGGAGAAAATTACATTTGATCAGGAACAAAAAATGAAAGATATGGCAGAAAAAATTAATGATCATATTAAAGAATTGAATGATGTTATTGGTGAAAACTTGGAAAACATCAGTGCTGAAAATATCAAAAAAACCAAAAAGACTGTTCAAGAAAAGTTTGATACACAGGCACAGAAATAA
- a CDS encoding Flp family type IVb pilin: MKFMNGIYAKAMNRVEELKQDEKGSQTLEWIGIAAVIVILVGVVSQAFSGGDFGDTLVDKFNELIEDIG; encoded by the coding sequence ATGAAATTTATGAATGGAATTTACGCAAAGGCTATGAACAGAGTTGAGGAATTAAAGCAGGATGAAAAAGGATCTCAAACACTTGAGTGGATTGGTATTGCAGCGGTAATTGTTATTCTAGTTGGTGTTGTTTCTCAGGCATTCAGTGGTGGGGATTTTGGAGATACCCTTGTTGATAAGTTTAATGAGCTAATCGAAGATATTGGCTAA
- a CDS encoding type II secretion system F family protein — protein MDALIILTIIAFWFCCLIAMKHFWSFLREKRFAIDHVADVTHIDPFEKKVKKKNRRAELFSRITNYADDFADLGQRINFFSENHMVEEWLRKSGNPLKLTVSRFQGLKMFLFIIGFFSGLLSMVIGLPFSQYMIIFNPLIGYFIPIILVRREAKKRQTLIRRDLPDFMDTVSTSLQAGVSLDHALREVIRYFDGPIREEFTRFNQEIDLGVPREKAYRELLKRNDNEEFQSLIKALIQGMDLGIPIAKTFKIQAEELRKIRQEQVKELAAKASPKVTLVTTFLIAPVSILMIAGLMIMNMLMGENSIFNLF, from the coding sequence ATGGATGCATTAATAATTTTAACAATAATTGCTTTTTGGTTCTGCTGTCTGATTGCAATGAAACACTTCTGGAGTTTTCTTCGTGAGAAAAGATTTGCAATCGATCATGTTGCAGATGTAACACACATCGATCCATTTGAGAAAAAAGTAAAAAAGAAAAACCGAAGAGCTGAACTTTTTAGTCGTATCACAAATTATGCCGACGATTTTGCGGATTTGGGGCAAAGAATTAATTTTTTCAGTGAGAACCATATGGTGGAAGAATGGCTGAGAAAATCCGGAAACCCATTAAAACTGACTGTTTCCCGTTTTCAGGGATTGAAAATGTTTTTATTTATTATCGGTTTCTTTTCCGGATTGTTATCCATGGTTATTGGCCTGCCATTCTCTCAATATATGATTATATTTAATCCACTAATCGGTTATTTCATACCGATTATTCTGGTACGAAGGGAGGCAAAGAAACGTCAAACGTTAATTCGAAGAGACTTGCCCGATTTTATGGATACGGTAAGTACCAGTTTACAGGCGGGAGTTAGTCTGGATCATGCATTAAGGGAGGTGATTCGATATTTCGACGGTCCAATTCGTGAAGAGTTCACACGATTCAATCAGGAAATCGACCTTGGTGTTCCAAGAGAAAAAGCATATCGTGAACTGCTGAAACGAAACGATAATGAAGAATTTCAATCATTGATAAAGGCACTTATACAAGGAATGGACCTTGGAATACCGATAGCAAAAACGTTCAAAATTCAAGCGGAAGAGTTAAGGAAAATACGGCAGGAACAAGTGAAAGAGTTGGCGGCAAAAGCATCGCCGAAAGTAACATTGGTAACAACATTTTTAATCGCACCTGTTTCCATATTAATGATCGCTGGCTTAATGATCATGAATATGTTGATGGGTGAAAATAGTATTTTTAATTTATTTTAA
- a CDS encoding type II secretion system F family protein — MNIAVSILYSLAVLSLLLFGYYYLGYRTQKKEWKQKVRQWFPEEERKSFISKWGDNFDEKESSQALHNKLQNANLKLLPSEYIGILIAGYLTIFVLFYSVFGMPIPVAILLPILLLFVANYLLFYFRKNNYEIRFNEQLGEICRILGNAARSGLTINQGIDIVAREVSAPAGDEFKRISNELKLGVTMEKTFRSVQKRNKSRDFNLFIATLLIQKKTGGNLALTLDTMADTFEERKVLDQVIKTMTSEEKYISFIVPALPIFLLLVMNNVIDGFIEPLFSGFGLIILVIFIVAILLSFFLIRKITNIKV, encoded by the coding sequence ATGAATATAGCAGTGTCCATACTTTATAGTTTAGCTGTACTTTCTCTACTGTTATTCGGTTACTATTATTTAGGGTATCGCACCCAGAAAAAGGAATGGAAACAGAAGGTCAGACAATGGTTCCCGGAAGAGGAACGTAAGAGCTTTATAAGTAAATGGGGTGACAATTTTGATGAAAAAGAGTCGTCCCAAGCATTGCACAATAAACTGCAAAATGCCAATTTAAAGCTCCTTCCTTCAGAATACATAGGTATTTTAATAGCTGGTTATTTGACAATATTTGTTTTGTTCTATTCAGTATTTGGGATGCCGATTCCGGTGGCGATATTGTTGCCAATACTGTTACTTTTTGTAGCAAATTATTTACTGTTTTACTTCAGAAAAAATAATTATGAAATCCGTTTTAATGAACAATTGGGTGAAATTTGCAGGATACTTGGTAATGCTGCAAGATCCGGATTGACCATAAACCAGGGGATTGATATCGTAGCACGGGAGGTTTCGGCCCCGGCAGGCGATGAATTTAAACGAATCTCGAATGAATTAAAACTCGGAGTGACGATGGAAAAGACTTTCCGGTCCGTGCAAAAGCGGAATAAATCAAGGGATTTTAATCTATTTATCGCTACCCTCCTGATTCAGAAAAAGACAGGTGGAAACCTGGCATTAACACTGGATACAATGGCGGATACGTTTGAAGAACGAAAGGTACTAGATCAAGTTATCAAAACGATGACTTCTGAAGAAAAATATATATCTTTTATTGTACCTGCATTGCCCATATTCCTGCTGTTGGTCATGAATAATGTAATTGATGGTTTTATTGAACCACTATTTTCAGGATTCGGCTTAATTATATTGGTTATATTTATTGTCGCAATTCTTTTATCGTTTTTCCTGATTCGAAAAATTACGAATATAAAGGTGTAG
- a CDS encoding CpaF family protein, producing MSLFQRSTANKPDNDIDTSFVSNRGYIDELVEHYKTRLLTEVNLEQITRLNESDKRLKIERFINQFMSEEKVVIPRQDKESLLSMLIDESVGFGPLEPLLKDDSITEILVNAPTEIYVERKGRLERVNVSFKDESHVRHIVDRVVAPLGRRIDESSPMVDARLPDGSRVNAVIAPISLGGTILSIRKFRKTPFLMDDLQEYDTFTQQMSIFLQALVETKLSVLISGGTGSGKTTLLNAMAKSIPLGERVITIEDSAELRLDRPNVVGMEARPPNVEGSGEVTIRNLVKNSLRMRPDRIIVGEVRGAEAFDMLQAMNTGHEGSLTTVHANTPTDAVNRVEGMVVMAGMDLPTHVIRDYIAGALDYIVQAQRLTDGTRKITNISEVEKTEGNKIEIRDIFRFQRTGVDSEGNIKGYFTPTGIIPKCMPHLKVFGIDLDMDFFTPVEEADYEYSSVHTL from the coding sequence ATGTCCCTCTTTCAAAGAAGTACAGCTAATAAACCAGATAATGACATCGATACTAGTTTTGTGTCCAACCGCGGCTATATAGATGAATTAGTCGAACATTATAAGACCAGGCTTTTGACGGAAGTGAATCTCGAACAAATTACAAGGCTGAATGAATCGGATAAACGGTTGAAGATTGAACGGTTTATCAATCAGTTTATGTCAGAGGAAAAGGTAGTAATTCCACGCCAGGATAAAGAATCTCTTCTATCCATGTTAATTGATGAGAGTGTTGGCTTTGGTCCATTGGAACCATTGTTGAAAGATGATTCCATTACGGAAATACTTGTCAATGCACCAACAGAAATTTACGTGGAACGAAAAGGCAGGCTGGAACGGGTGAATGTATCATTTAAAGATGAGTCGCACGTTCGGCATATTGTTGATCGTGTGGTTGCACCTTTGGGAAGAAGAATTGATGAAAGTTCGCCTATGGTTGATGCCAGATTGCCGGATGGAAGTCGGGTAAATGCCGTTATTGCTCCAATTAGTCTGGGAGGAACAATTCTTTCCATTCGAAAATTTCGAAAGACACCTTTTCTGATGGATGATTTACAGGAATATGATACGTTTACACAGCAGATGTCTATATTTCTGCAAGCATTGGTGGAAACAAAACTAAGTGTATTAATCTCCGGTGGAACCGGTAGTGGTAAAACCACTTTGCTGAATGCAATGGCTAAATCGATACCGCTTGGTGAACGGGTTATAACAATTGAAGATTCAGCGGAACTCAGACTTGATCGACCTAATGTTGTGGGGATGGAGGCCCGTCCGCCAAACGTTGAAGGCAGCGGGGAGGTTACAATTCGAAATCTTGTTAAAAACTCGCTGCGAATGCGTCCCGATAGAATCATAGTCGGTGAGGTGCGTGGTGCGGAAGCATTCGACATGCTTCAGGCAATGAATACTGGTCACGAAGGTTCATTGACAACCGTCCACGCGAACACACCAACAGATGCGGTTAACCGTGTTGAAGGGATGGTTGTTATGGCGGGTATGGATCTTCCTACACATGTTATTCGTGATTACATAGCCGGTGCATTGGACTATATTGTTCAAGCACAGCGACTTACCGATGGAACCCGTAAAATTACTAATATATCTGAAGTGGAAAAGACGGAAGGAAACAAAATCGAAATCCGGGATATATTTAGGTTCCAGCGTACAGGTGTTGATAGTGAAGGAAATATTAAGGGCTACTTCACACCAACTGGGATTATCCCGAAATGCATGCCACACTTGAAGGTTTTTGGAATTGATCTGGATATGGATTTCTTTACCCCAGTAGAGGAGGCAGATTATGAATATAGCAGTGTCCATACTTTATAG
- a CDS encoding AAA family ATPase yields the protein MSIVNDIYVLGNNEELIASLNEKINESFQLHFVSAADLTKYNAQLIIIVNEGKSAVDDAQIVLAENPNASIICINDQEDFELLRGLIRLGVSEFYVLPGEELIFMERLEAMSREAGSRDDKTADSFKRGGGKVFAFYSGSGGTGKSLISTTFAQTLKLESTAKVLFIDLNLQYGGAETFLGIESNRSIIDLLPVIDEIGEHHIRNVSEKEEHSELNVLVSPRDAELAEKINENFILKLLRAAKRSYDFIVVDLPVSMDEKTFTVLEEAHRIYYVMNIDTVAISVLKSVETLFQRLGIITEDRMEFVMNFKGKEKELTKKDMERFVSYGIAAEIRKDIKHVQAYINQGEPLRKVPQEKKMTPVAKDIHKWVHSMLK from the coding sequence ATGAGTATAGTTAATGACATTTATGTTTTAGGAAACAACGAAGAATTAATTGCTTCGTTAAATGAGAAAATTAACGAATCTTTTCAATTGCATTTTGTTTCAGCAGCCGATTTAACCAAATATAATGCACAATTAATCATTATTGTGAACGAAGGTAAGTCAGCTGTTGATGATGCACAGATTGTTCTGGCAGAAAATCCGAATGCATCTATTATTTGTATAAATGATCAAGAGGATTTTGAATTGTTAAGAGGTCTTATTAGATTAGGAGTTTCCGAGTTTTATGTACTTCCGGGTGAAGAGCTTATTTTCATGGAAAGACTTGAGGCGATGTCGAGAGAAGCGGGGAGCCGGGATGACAAAACTGCTGACAGCTTTAAACGCGGTGGGGGAAAGGTATTTGCATTCTACAGCGGTAGCGGTGGTACCGGGAAATCCTTAATAAGCACAACATTTGCCCAAACATTGAAACTTGAATCAACGGCGAAAGTTCTGTTTATCGACTTGAATCTTCAATATGGCGGTGCTGAAACCTTTTTGGGAATCGAAAGCAACCGGTCAATTATCGATTTGTTGCCAGTAATAGATGAAATTGGAGAACATCATATTAGAAATGTCTCCGAAAAAGAAGAACATTCCGAGTTAAACGTATTAGTTAGTCCAAGGGATGCTGAACTGGCGGAAAAAATCAACGAAAACTTTATTCTAAAACTGCTGCGCGCCGCAAAACGCAGCTATGATTTCATTGTTGTTGATCTGCCAGTCTCAATGGATGAGAAAACATTTACCGTATTGGAAGAAGCACATCGAATCTATTATGTTATGAATATCGATACAGTAGCGATTAGTGTACTAAAAAGTGTGGAAACATTATTCCAACGTTTAGGGATTATTACGGAAGATCGAATGGAATTTGTCATGAACTTTAAAGGTAAAGAAAAAGAACTGACAAAGAAAGATATGGAACGATTTGTATCCTATGGAATAGCAGCGGAAATCAGAAAGGATATAAAACACGTTCAAGCATATATCAATCAGGGTGAACCATTACGTAAGGTGCCACAGGAAAAGAAAATGACTCCAGTGGCAAAAGATATACATAAATGGGTTCACTCCATGCTGAAATAA
- the cpaB gene encoding Flp pilus assembly protein CpaB: protein MLESKRKAIIFFLIALVLALVSGFLVLKKVQALNSNLGTIVTIYVAKDDISSRSVITPDDITTDEIPKKYLRDEHITNPDTLVGKVAVVPVDKGDIITKNILKEASTVTEAGNRLITLIKSEKVFFDEELIALDRVDIIVSHSFEEKPVTEVFMKDVKVARVAKKKGKFQGVQLEVPFEKVPELIHMQNYADSLRIVKSSVGQMQEQQSNEQQTSESEEEEAKKESDNEKTNDKKKNESKDSKDKKKEQQKDSGKDENKKSDK from the coding sequence ATGCTTGAATCGAAAAGAAAGGCAATAATATTTTTTCTCATTGCACTTGTATTAGCATTGGTATCAGGTTTCCTGGTATTGAAAAAAGTTCAGGCTTTGAACAGCAATCTGGGGACAATTGTGACGATATATGTCGCGAAAGATGATATTTCTTCAAGATCGGTAATAACACCAGATGATATTACAACCGATGAGATACCTAAAAAATATCTTCGTGATGAACACATAACAAACCCTGACACGTTGGTAGGAAAAGTTGCGGTAGTCCCTGTGGATAAAGGCGACATTATCACGAAAAACATTTTAAAGGAAGCATCAACCGTTACAGAGGCCGGAAACAGATTGATTACCTTGATAAAATCTGAAAAGGTATTCTTTGATGAGGAGTTAATTGCACTTGATCGAGTCGATATCATTGTTTCGCATAGTTTTGAGGAAAAGCCGGTAACTGAAGTTTTCATGAAGGATGTTAAGGTAGCCAGAGTGGCTAAGAAAAAAGGGAAATTTCAAGGGGTACAACTGGAAGTTCCGTTTGAAAAAGTTCCTGAATTAATACATATGCAAAACTATGCTGACAGCCTAAGAATTGTTAAATCAAGTGTGGGTCAAATGCAGGAACAGCAATCAAATGAACAGCAAACTTCTGAATCTGAAGAAGAGGAAGCGAAAAAGGAATCCGATAACGAGAAAACAAATGATAAGAAGAAAAACGAATCCAAGGATTCAAAAGATAAGAAAAAAGAACAGCAAAAAGATTCTGGTAAAGATGAAAACAAAAAAAGTGATAAGTAA
- a CDS encoding YutD family protein, producing the protein MIEIQGKTYEIIENVKDGFQEDRLNERYSDILSKYDFIVGDWGYEQLRLKGFYDDQNPKAAFDTKISTLDDYLYEYCNFGCAYFIMKKVDK; encoded by the coding sequence TTGATTGAAATACAAGGCAAGACCTACGAAATAATTGAAAATGTTAAAGATGGTTTTCAGGAAGACCGTCTGAATGAGCGATATTCTGATATCCTGTCAAAGTATGATTTCATCGTAGGCGACTGGGGATACGAACAACTCCGATTAAAGGGGTTTTATGATGACCAGAACCCCAAAGCTGCATTCGATACAAAAATCAGTACATTGGATGATTATCTTTATGAGTATTGCAATTTTGGCTGTGCATATTTCATTATGAAAAAAGTGGATAAATAA
- a CDS encoding YhcN/YlaJ family sporulation lipoprotein, which yields MTRMLLLSLLLISAALAGCANNDNPDNATDERDQITDELDPSNESAPGNSEQDKKLGYVRYTKDQLNNDAERDHSVRIDRTKLANMITRIILRNDGFEEVATLVTDKEVLIAYDKNDQLKEKEAAEIAKKTAVSAVPGYFHVYVSGDDTLIQDIHSLHNSNVQDDSYDNTLDIIIREMKKSPQGD from the coding sequence ATGACCAGAATGTTATTGCTTTCTCTCCTGTTGATAAGTGCGGCATTGGCAGGCTGCGCCAATAATGATAACCCAGACAATGCAACTGATGAACGGGATCAGATTACAGATGAACTTGATCCTTCCAATGAAAGTGCACCCGGAAACTCGGAACAAGATAAGAAACTTGGTTATGTGCGGTATACGAAAGATCAATTAAATAATGATGCAGAGCGTGATCATTCGGTGCGTATCGATCGCACCAAACTGGCAAACATGATTACCCGGATTATTCTTCGGAATGACGGATTTGAGGAAGTCGCTACACTTGTGACCGACAAAGAAGTGTTAATTGCTTATGATAAAAACGATCAATTGAAAGAAAAAGAAGCGGCGGAGATTGCCAAAAAAACAGCCGTATCTGCTGTTCCGGGTTATTTCCATGTGTATGTATCTGGAGATGATACACTGATTCAGGATATCCACAGTTTGCATAATTCCAATGTACAGGACGACAGTTATGACAACACTCTTGACATTATCATCCGTGAGATGAAGAAATCGCCACAAGGTGATTAA